A single region of the Mycobacterium avium subsp. avium genome encodes:
- the aroB gene encoding 3-dehydroquinate synthase produces the protein MRTTREPVTVQVAVDPPYPVIIGTGLLGELDELLGARHKVAVVHQPVLAETAEVIRKRLADKGVDAHRIEIPDAEDGKDLPVVGFLWEVLGRIGIGRKDALVSLGGGAATDVAGFAAATWLRGVDIVHVPTTLLGMVDAAVGGKTGINTDAGKNLVGAFHQPLAVLVDLATLHTLPPNELVAGMAEVVKAGFIADPAILDLIEADPRAAVDPSGEVLAELVQRAIAVKADVVAADEKESELREILNYGHTLGHAIERRERYRWRHGAAVSVGLVFAAELARLAGRLDDATARRHRTILSALGLPVSYDADALPQLLEYMAGDKKSRAGVLRFVVLDGLAKPGRLAGPDPSLLAAAYAALADEDAS, from the coding sequence ATGAGAACCACCCGCGAACCGGTGACCGTGCAGGTGGCCGTCGACCCGCCTTACCCGGTGATCATCGGCACCGGGCTGCTGGGCGAGCTGGACGAACTGCTCGGCGCCCGGCACAAGGTCGCCGTCGTGCACCAGCCCGTACTCGCCGAGACCGCCGAGGTGATCCGAAAGCGGTTGGCGGACAAAGGTGTTGACGCGCACCGCATCGAGATCCCGGACGCCGAGGACGGCAAGGACCTCCCGGTCGTCGGCTTTTTGTGGGAAGTGTTGGGCCGCATCGGAATCGGCCGCAAGGACGCGTTGGTCAGCCTGGGCGGTGGCGCGGCCACCGACGTCGCCGGTTTCGCGGCGGCCACCTGGCTGCGCGGCGTCGACATCGTGCACGTGCCCACCACCCTGCTCGGCATGGTCGACGCCGCCGTCGGCGGCAAGACCGGCATCAACACCGACGCCGGCAAGAACCTGGTCGGCGCCTTCCACCAGCCGCTCGCGGTGCTGGTCGACCTCGCGACGCTACACACGTTGCCGCCCAACGAGTTGGTGGCCGGCATGGCCGAAGTCGTCAAGGCCGGCTTCATCGCCGATCCGGCGATCCTCGACCTCATCGAGGCCGATCCGCGGGCCGCGGTGGACCCGTCCGGCGAGGTGCTGGCCGAGCTGGTCCAGCGCGCCATCGCGGTCAAGGCCGACGTCGTCGCCGCCGACGAGAAGGAGTCGGAGCTGCGCGAAATCCTCAACTACGGGCACACGTTGGGGCATGCGATCGAGCGCCGCGAGCGCTACCGGTGGCGGCACGGCGCGGCAGTGTCGGTGGGCCTGGTCTTCGCCGCCGAGCTGGCCCGGTTGGCCGGGCGGCTCGACGACGCCACCGCGCGGCGGCACCGCACCATCTTGTCCGCGCTCGGCCTGCCGGTCAGCTACGACGCCGACGCGCTGCCGCAGCTGCTGGAATACATGGCCGGGGACAAGAAGTCCCGCGCCGGGGTGCTGCGGTTCGTGGTGTTGGACGGATTGGCCAAGCCGGGCCGGCTGGCCGGCCCGGACCCGTCGCTGCTGGCGGCGGCGTATGCCGCCCTGGCCGACGAGGACG